GCCCGCCACTCGTGCTGCAGCATGGCGCTCAGGTGCGGTGACATCCCCGGCCCCAGTTCGGCCTGCATTTTTCGCATGCCGGTGAGGTCGCTTTCAAAGGCCACAAGGGCGGCAAATGTTCTGGCTTCATCAGCAATGCCGGGATCCACTTCTTCCAGCTCCGCACCCAGCTCACGGGCAAAACGACGTGCGGCTTCTGTCGTTAAGCGGCGAACTTCGCTGTCTACTGCGACATAGCCAAAATCGACGCTAAAGGCGATACGCAGGCCACGTAAGGGCTTATCTAGTGAGGCAAGCCAGTCAACGTCAGAGCAGGGAATAGAGTGGCGATCGCGCATATCCGGGCCAGCCAGCAGCGACATCATCAGCGCTGCATCCCGCACGGTGCGGGTCATCGGGCCGATGTGCTCCAGCGATTCCCAGCTGGAAACGCCAGGATAGCGTTCGTCGCGGCAACCTGGCCAAAGAGGTACACGCCCCATCGAGGCTTTCAGGCCATAGACGCCGCAATGGGCGGCCGGAATGCGCACCGAGCCTCCACCGTCGCTGCCGAGCGCAATCGGGCACATGCGAGCGGCGAGCGCTGCGCCTGAGCCCGCGCTTGAGCCGCCCGGCGTTTTGCTAAGATCCCAGGGGTTGCGCGGCGAGGGAAACAAAGGATTATGCCCAACGCCGCTGTAGCCAAATTCGGGCGCGGTGGTTTTACCCAAGAGGATGGCATCCGCAGCCAGCAGGCGCTCTACGGCGATATCATCCTCTTCCGGCACAAAGTCTTTATAAGCAACCGATCCTGAAGTTGTTTTCACCCCGGCAGTACAAATCAGATCTTTCACCGCCAGAGGAACTCCCGCCAGCGCGCCTAACGGTTGCCCGCTTGCGCGCTTAGCATCAACGGCGTCAGCCTGAGCAAGAGCCAGCTCCGGCGTCGGGGTACAAAACGCATGAATCAACGGCTCACGTGCCTGCTGGCGGTTAATGGCCGCCAGGGTCAGTTCACGTGCAGAAACCTCACCGCAGCGAATGAGCGCCGCAAGCTCAGTAGCATCTTTATCTAACAGCTCATCGAACATGAATCTCCTCCCCGGTTAACCACGTAACGGGAGTCATTCAATTACCATGCCAATGGCTTCAAAAAATTGAAGGTTCAGGCACGGTGCCGTCTTGGATACCAGTCTGGATACAAGCGCGAGGTAGAGAGGGAGGATGCTGGGCAAAAACGGTGCATGAATGCGCTAAACTTGCCTGCCTTTTGCACAAGAGTGAAATGAATCCATCTTAACGTGAGGGGTATATAATGGGGCTCATTAATGACTTAGCGGGAGGGAAGGAAAATGGTTAATTGCCCGGCGTGTAAAAATGAACTGGAACAAATGGACGGTGGAGCTCACTGCAATACCTGTGGCAAAGACTTCCGTCTTGAGGCGCTATGCCCGGACTGCCATAAGCCGCTGCAGGTGCTGAAAGCTTGCGGGGCGGTGGATTATTTTTGCCAGAACGGCCACGGGCTGATTTCTAAAAAGCGCGTGGAGTTTGCTCCCGCCGCGCTTTAATTACTCGCTCTTCGCCGCTGGCTTACGCTTACGCGGCGCTTTCACAGGTTTGATGCCCGTCACCTGGCTCTCAACCCAGCCGTCATCCAGGCGCGTGGTCAGCGTGTCCCCGGACTTCACCTGTTTGGTTTTTTTCAGCACTTTGCCATCTTCAGCCGTCGTTACGCTGTAGCCTCGGGCGAGCGTCGCCAGCGGGCTAACGGCCTCCAGCTGGGCGAGCGCGGTGCCAAAGCGCTGTTTTGTCTGGCTAAGCTGAGCGCTTACTAACTGCGACAGGCGGTATTCCAGCTGCTGTAAGCGAGACTGGGCGCGGTGAATGCGTGGCTGAGGTTGCTGCTGGTTAAGGCGCTGGCTGAGGCGCAGTTGCTGCTGATTCGCCCGGCGCAGTTTGCCGTCCATTGCCACGTTCAGCCGCTGGCGCAGGCGCTCAAGCGTGGTTTGCTGGCGGGCCAGGCGTAGCTGAGGATGCTGCTGCTGCAGGCGATGGTGCAGCTGGGTAAACCGCCGCGAGCGCTGGGCGAGGTAATAGTCCATCGCCATTTCCAT
This region of Cedecea lapagei genomic DNA includes:
- a CDS encoding amidase, coding for MFDELLDKDATELAALIRCGEVSARELTLAAINRQQAREPLIHAFCTPTPELALAQADAVDAKRASGQPLGALAGVPLAVKDLICTAGVKTTSGSVAYKDFVPEEDDIAVERLLAADAILLGKTTAPEFGYSGVGHNPLFPSPRNPWDLSKTPGGSSAGSGAALAARMCPIALGSDGGGSVRIPAAHCGVYGLKASMGRVPLWPGCRDERYPGVSSWESLEHIGPMTRTVRDAALMMSLLAGPDMRDRHSIPCSDVDWLASLDKPLRGLRIAFSVDFGYVAVDSEVRRLTTEAARRFARELGAELEEVDPGIADEARTFAALVAFESDLTGMRKMQAELGPGMSPHLSAMLQHEWRAETFTDANTQRKKICNQLWRFMQRYDLLLSPTLAVPPFPLNMQGPEVIDGRMVRSDHWLSFCFPFNFTGQPAASVPAGFTADGLPVGLQIVGRHLDDGLVLAASAAFERIQPWNHIYPASPGVVHE
- a CDS encoding zinc ribbon domain-containing protein, translated to MVNCPACKNELEQMDGGAHCNTCGKDFRLEALCPDCHKPLQVLKACGAVDYFCQNGHGLISKKRVEFAPAAL